The Streptomyces sp. NBC_00162 sequence TGATCTGCGGTCCCGTCAATTCTCAGCCCGGCGGACGCTCGAATCGGCGGTGCAGCTGTCTGCGCTCGCCCCGGCGGATGCGCGGGAGCATCTCCGGGGTCTGCGCGGAGCGCTGCGCGCGCCTTTTGCGTCCGGCGCAGAAGATACAGCCCTCACCTGGGGGTGCGTCGGGGTCGATGGGCGCCCCTGGGTGCTCGGAGCAGCCGGAGGCGTTGCGCGGCCGCGACAGCTCGCGGGCGACGATGAAGGCGCGGTGGAGGTCGTCGGCGATCCGGACGAAGTCCTCCGCGGGCGAGGACAGGCTGAGGTGGAAGCGCTGGTCCTCGACGGTGCGCAGGTACGAGCGCAGCGTCTCGAGGCTGTACGGGCCCTCCGGCACGGGGTAGCCGAGGCGCCGCTGCTCCGCGGCGGGCGCGGGACCGGCGGGCCGGCCGCCCTGCAGCCGCCGCCCGAGCCGGCGCCGGTCGTTGCAGATGAGGCAGCGGCCCCAGCCGTCGGGGGCCTCGGGGTCGAGGGCGCCGTTGGGGTGCTCCGGGCAGCCGGTGTAGCTCTTGGCGGGGGCCAGCCCGGCGGCGGTCTGGAAGGCCACGTACAGCGCGTCGGCGATCCCGTCGTACTCGGCGGGGTGCGCGCCGTCGTACAGCTCCCGGAGGTGGTCGCCGAGGCTTCCCAGGCTCGCCTGCAGCTCCTTGAGGGCGTACGGCCGCCCGGTCGGGACGGAGTACCCCCTGCTGTGCTGCTCCTGTGGACTCATACGTATGAGCGTCCCATGAACGACTGACAACGGAAGAACGCACAGGTAAGCGAGTGGCCGGGCCCCCGTGGAGGGGGACCCGGCCGCTGGGCGCGAAGCTCGCTTAGAAGGCGGCCTCGTCGAGCTCCATCAGGGAGTTGTCGACGGACTCGGCGAGCGAGCGGGCGACCGAGACGCCGGGCAGGACCTGCGACGCGAAGAACTTCGCGGCGGCGATCTTGCCGGTGTAGAACGGCACGTCCTTGGCGGAGGCGGTCGCGAGCTTCTCGGCGGCCACGGCCGCACCCTTGAGCAGCAGGTATCCGACGACGACGTCGCCGGAGGCCATCAGCAGGCGGGTGGTGTTCTGGCCGACCTTGTAGATGTTCTTGACGTCCTCGCCGGTGGCGGTGAGGTCGACGATCATCTGGCCGACGATGGCCTCGAGGTCCACGGCGGCCTTGGCGAGCGCGTCGCGGGCGCCGGCCAGCTCCTCGCCGCCGACGGCCTCGGCCAGGAACTTCTTGATCGTCTCGGAGAGGATGTTCAGGGAGGCGCCCTGGTCGCGGACGATCTTCCGGAAGAAGAAGTCCTGGCCCTGGATCGCCGTGGTGCCCTCGTAGAGGGTGTCGATCTTGGCGTCCCGGATGTACTGCTCGATCGGGTATTCCTGCAGGTAGCCGGAACCGCCGAAGGTCTGCAGCGACTGGGCGAGCTGCTCGTAGGACTTCTCCGAGCCGTAGCCCTTCACGATCGGCAGGAGCAGGTCGTTCAGGCCGATCTCGGCAGCGGCGTCCTCGCCCGCGGCCTGCTTCAGCTGGATCGCGTCCTGGACGGAGGCGGTGTACAGCACCAGGGCGCGCATGCCCTCGGCGTACGCCTTCTGCGTCATGAGCGAGCGGCGCACGTCGGGGTGGTGCGTGATGGTGACCTTGGGCGCCGTCTTGTCCATGAAGTTGGCCAGGTCCGGACCCTGCACGCGCTCCTTGGCGTACTCCAGCGCGTTGAGGTAGCCGGTGGAGAGGGTGGCGATGGCCTTCGTGCCGACCATCATCCGGGCGAACTCGATGATCATGAACATCTGGCGGATGCCGTCGTGCTTGTCACCGATCAGCCAGCCCTTGGCGGGGTGCTGGTCGCCGAAGGTCATCTCGCACGTGTTGGAGGCCTTGAGGCCCATCTTGTGCTCGACGTTCGTGGCGTAGACGCCGTTGCGCTCGCCCAGCTCGCCGGTCTCCCAGTCGAAGTGGAACTTCGGGACGAGGAAGAGCGACAGGCCCTTGGTGCCCGGGCCGTGGCCCTCGGGGCGGGCGAGGACGTAGTGGAGGATGTTCTCCTCCATGTCGTGCTCACCGGACGTGATGAAGCGCTTCACGCCCTCGATGTGCCAGGAGCCGTCGGCCTGCTGGATCGCCTTGGTGCGGCCGGCGCCCACGTCCGAGCCGGCGTCCGGCTCGGTGAGGACCATGGTGGAGCCCCAGCGCTTCTCGACGGCGATCTCGGCGACCTTCTTCTGCGCCTCGTTGCCCTCTTCGAAGAGGATGCCGGCGAACGCCGGGCCGGAGGAGTACATCCAGATGGCCGGGTTCGAGCCGAGCAGCAGCTCCGCGTACGCCCAGATGAGTGAACGGGGCGAGGTGGTGCCGCCGATCTCCTCGGGCAGGCCCAGACGCCAGTACTCGGAGTCCATGAAGGCTTCGTAGCTCTTCTTGAAGGAGGCCGGGACCGGCGCGGTGTTGGTGGCCGGGTCGAAGACCGGCGGGTTGCGGTCGGCGTCCTCGAAGGAGGCGGCCAGCTCGTTCTCCGCGAGGCGGGTGAGCTCGGACAGGACGCTCTTGGCGGTCTCGGTGTCCATCTCCTCGAACGGACCGGTGCCGTACAGCTTGTCGCGGCCGAGCACCTCGAAGAGGTTGAACTCGATGTCGCGGAGATTCGACTTGTAGTGCCCCATGGCGACGGCTCCGTTAAGGCTCGGGAAGACAGGTTCCTCGTACATACCAATCGGTAACCTCATGATGCTACCCACCGGTAATAAGACGCAACCCTTGGCGGGCAACTGTGACCAGGGTCAAGCGTGGCGCGATTGCGTCTCTGGGGGCCGGGGCCGGTCGGTAGGCTTCGCTCCATGTACGGCTACGACCAGAACGTGAGCGCAGGGCAGCAGTACGCCGCCCCGCAGCAGATGGGCGGCGGGTACGGCGAGCAGCCGCTCTACCCCGAGCCCTCGCCGCCGTCGCTCGCCGACGCGGTACGGGCCTTCACCACCGGATCGCTGTCGGCGGAGGACTTCCAGCAGATCTTCGCCACCTCGAAGGTCTACTGCCCGCGCGGCGAGACCCCGGGCTTCCTGGCGCTGCACAACACCCAGCAGCCGGTCATCCCGATGTTCACCACGCTCAAGGAGCTGCGCCGGTACGCCGGCAAGGAGTCCAAGTACTTCGTGATCACCGGTGCGGAGGTGATCGACCTGCTGCCCACCGGGTACGGATTCGTCCTCGACATGGAGGGCGACCACCGGATGGTCTTCGACGCGAAGGCGGTCGAGCAGATGGTCGACTTCGCGATGCGCCGCATGTATGGCTGACCGCCCTTGCCGCACAGGCGGCTGACCTGCGCTTTCTCGTCCACGGCCCCCGGGGGAATGTCCCCGGGGGCCGCTCTGTTCTGTGGGGTGTGGCAGAAAGTTCGAGTTTCAACTAAACTCGACGCAGAAGGAGGTCCTGACCATGCCCGCAGTGACTGTTGAGAACCCGTTGACGCTTCCGCGAGTGGCCGAGCCGCAGGCGGTCGTCCCGCGCAAGGTGCTGGCCGTCACCACCGCTCCCGGTGGGTTCGAGGGTGAGGGATTCCCGGTGCGCCGCGCGTTCGCGGGGATCAACTACCAGTACCTCGACCCGTTCATCATGATGGACCAGATGGGCGAGGTGGAGTACGCCCCGGGCGAGCCCAAGGGCACCCCGTGGCACCCGCACCGCGGCTTCGAGACCGTCACCTACCTGATCGACGGAACCTTCGTCCACCAGGACAGCAACGGCGGCGGCGGAGTCATCAACGGCGGTGACACGCAGTGGATGACCGCCGGTTCGGGCCTGCTGCACATCGAGGCCCCGCCGGAGTCCCTCGTGGTCAGCGGCGGCCTCTTCCACGGCCTCCAGCTGTGGGTCAACCTGCCGGCCTCCGACAAGATGATGCCCCCGCGCTACCAGGACATCGGCGGCGGCCAGGTCCAGCT is a genomic window containing:
- a CDS encoding SseB family protein, which produces MYGYDQNVSAGQQYAAPQQMGGGYGEQPLYPEPSPPSLADAVRAFTTGSLSAEDFQQIFATSKVYCPRGETPGFLALHNTQQPVIPMFTTLKELRRYAGKESKYFVITGAEVIDLLPTGYGFVLDMEGDHRMVFDAKAVEQMVDFAMRRMYG
- a CDS encoding pirin family protein; the protein is MPAVTVENPLTLPRVAEPQAVVPRKVLAVTTAPGGFEGEGFPVRRAFAGINYQYLDPFIMMDQMGEVEYAPGEPKGTPWHPHRGFETVTYLIDGTFVHQDSNGGGGVINGGDTQWMTAGSGLLHIEAPPESLVVSGGLFHGLQLWVNLPASDKMMPPRYQDIGGGQVQLLTTPDGGALLRVIAGELDGHDGPGITHTPITMIHATVTPGAQITLPWREDFNALAYVLAGRGSVGEDRRPVHTGQTAVFGEGGSLTVRADESQDSNAPDLEIVLLGGRPIREPMAHYGPFVMNSKHELQQAFDDFQAGRLGTIPTTARERTKSADQHS
- a CDS encoding acyl-CoA dehydrogenase, with the protein product MGHYKSNLRDIEFNLFEVLGRDKLYGTGPFEEMDTETAKSVLSELTRLAENELAASFEDADRNPPVFDPATNTAPVPASFKKSYEAFMDSEYWRLGLPEEIGGTTSPRSLIWAYAELLLGSNPAIWMYSSGPAFAGILFEEGNEAQKKVAEIAVEKRWGSTMVLTEPDAGSDVGAGRTKAIQQADGSWHIEGVKRFITSGEHDMEENILHYVLARPEGHGPGTKGLSLFLVPKFHFDWETGELGERNGVYATNVEHKMGLKASNTCEMTFGDQHPAKGWLIGDKHDGIRQMFMIIEFARMMVGTKAIATLSTGYLNALEYAKERVQGPDLANFMDKTAPKVTITHHPDVRRSLMTQKAYAEGMRALVLYTASVQDAIQLKQAAGEDAAAEIGLNDLLLPIVKGYGSEKSYEQLAQSLQTFGGSGYLQEYPIEQYIRDAKIDTLYEGTTAIQGQDFFFRKIVRDQGASLNILSETIKKFLAEAVGGEELAGARDALAKAAVDLEAIVGQMIVDLTATGEDVKNIYKVGQNTTRLLMASGDVVVGYLLLKGAAVAAEKLATASAKDVPFYTGKIAAAKFFASQVLPGVSVARSLAESVDNSLMELDEAAF